The Pantoea phytobeneficialis genome has a segment encoding these proteins:
- the dld gene encoding D-lactate dehydrogenase, which produces MKNASSDSALLGELRRLVGPAQLLTDAEHTARYRKGFRSGEGEALAVVFPGSLLELWRVLQALVTADAIILMQAANTGLTEGSTPQGNDYDRPVVIISTLRLDKLQLIDGGKQILAFPGSTLYQLEKALKPLGREPHSVIGSSCIGASVMGGICNNSGGSLIKRGPAYSEMALYAQIDADGKLRLVNHLGIELGHSPEEILGRLDDDRWQQSDVIWDDRHASDHEYAERVRDIHAATPARFNADARRLFEASGCAGKLAVFAVRLDTFVSEPQQQVFYIGSNDPAELAEIRRHILANFTHLPVAGEYMHRAIFDIAEVYGKDTFLMIDRLGTDKMPLFFTLKGRFDAWLAKRKWVKPHLTDRLLQRLSGWFPAHLPKRLKQYRDKYEHHLMLKMSGDGVAEAQEYLHAFFREGGGEFFACDAKEGAHAFLHRFAAAGAAVRYHAIHADEVEDILALDIALRRNDNDWFERLPPEFDQDLSHRLYYGHFFCHVFHQDYIVKKGVDVHALKEKMLAILSQRGAEYPAEHNVGHLYAAKSQLQAFYRRLDPTNSFNPGIGKTSKQKGWAVKV; this is translated from the coding sequence ATGAAAAACGCCTCCTCTGACTCTGCCCTGTTGGGTGAACTGCGCCGCCTCGTCGGTCCTGCGCAACTGCTGACGGATGCCGAACACACCGCCCGTTATCGTAAAGGCTTTCGCTCCGGTGAAGGCGAAGCGCTGGCGGTGGTGTTTCCCGGCTCGCTGCTCGAATTGTGGCGCGTGTTGCAGGCGCTGGTCACGGCCGATGCCATCATTCTGATGCAGGCTGCCAACACCGGGCTGACGGAAGGCTCCACCCCACAGGGGAATGATTATGATCGCCCGGTGGTGATCATCAGCACGCTACGGCTGGATAAACTGCAACTGATTGATGGCGGTAAACAGATTCTGGCGTTCCCGGGCAGCACGCTTTACCAGTTAGAAAAAGCCCTCAAACCGTTGGGACGTGAACCCCATTCGGTGATCGGTTCGTCCTGTATTGGCGCATCGGTGATGGGCGGTATTTGCAACAACTCCGGCGGGTCGCTGATTAAGCGCGGCCCGGCCTATAGCGAGATGGCGCTCTACGCGCAAATTGATGCGGATGGCAAGCTGCGGCTGGTCAACCACCTTGGTATCGAACTGGGCCATTCGCCGGAAGAGATACTGGGACGACTGGATGATGATCGCTGGCAACAAAGCGATGTGATCTGGGATGATCGTCATGCCTCAGATCATGAATACGCCGAGCGTGTACGCGATATCCACGCCGCGACCCCGGCGCGTTTCAATGCCGATGCCCGCCGCCTGTTCGAAGCCTCCGGTTGTGCCGGTAAGCTGGCGGTGTTTGCCGTGCGCCTGGATACCTTTGTCAGTGAACCGCAGCAGCAGGTGTTTTATATCGGCAGCAACGATCCGGCGGAATTGGCTGAGATCCGCCGACATATTCTGGCGAACTTTACCCACTTACCGGTGGCGGGTGAGTATATGCATCGTGCTATTTTTGATATCGCTGAGGTGTATGGCAAAGATACCTTCCTGATGATCGACCGGCTGGGCACCGACAAAATGCCGTTGTTTTTCACTCTTAAGGGTAGGTTCGATGCCTGGCTGGCGAAGCGCAAATGGGTCAAACCACATTTAACCGATCGCCTGTTGCAGCGGCTGAGCGGATGGTTCCCGGCCCATCTGCCGAAACGCCTGAAGCAGTACCGCGACAAATATGAACATCATCTGATGCTGAAAATGTCCGGTGACGGTGTGGCGGAAGCGCAGGAGTATCTGCACGCCTTTTTCCGCGAAGGTGGCGGTGAGTTTTTTGCCTGTGACGCCAAAGAGGGTGCTCACGCGTTTTTGCACCGATTTGCGGCTGCCGGGGCCGCCGTGCGTTATCACGCCATTCATGCTGATGAAGTCGAGGATATTCTGGCGCTGGATATCGCGCTGCGCCGCAACGACAACGACTGGTTTGAACGGCTACCGCCGGAATTCGACCAGGATCTGAGCCATCGGCTCTACTACGGTCACTTTTTCTGCCATGTATTCCATCAGGACTACATCGTGAAGAAAGGGGTGGATGTCCATGCGCTGAAAGAGAAGATGCTGGCGATTCTTAGCCAACGTGGCGCGGAGTACCCGGCAGAGCACAATGTTGGCCATTTGTACGCCGCGAAGTCGCAACTTCAGGCGTTTTATCGTCGGTTAGATCCCACCAACAGTTTTAATCCGGGAATTGGCAAAACCAGTAAGCAGAAAGGATGGGCGGTGAAGGTTTAA
- the bglX gene encoding beta-glucosidase BglX: MKWICSVSLAVSLAMQPALADEMFGNHPMTEQARDAFVNQLLSKMTLDEKIGQLRLISVGPDNPKEAIRDMIQHGQVGAIFNTVTRPDIRAMQDQVMQLSRLKIPLFFAYDVVHGQRTVFPIPLGMAASWDLDAVAEVGRVSAYEAADDGLNMTWAPMVDVSREPRWGRVSEGFGEDTFLTSQMGSTLVKAMQGKSPADRYSIMTSVKHFALYGAVEGGRDYNTVDMSPQRMFQDYMPPYKASLDAGSGGVMVALNSINGTPATADSWLLKDLLRDEWKFKGITISDHGAIKELMKHGVASDPRDAVRIALKSGIDMSMSDEYYSKYLPGLVKSGAVSMAEIDDAARHVLNVKYDMGLFNDPYSHLGPKGSDPQDTNAESRLHRAEARDVARKSIVLLKNWRETLPLKKNATVALVGPLADSQRDIMGSWSAAGVAKQSITLYQGMRAAMAGKGTLLYTKGANITDNQGIQKFLNLYEQAVTVDARSPQQMIDEAVANAKKADVIVAAVGEAQGMAHEASSRSELTIPESQQKLLTALKATGKPLVIVLMNGRPLNVVHEDQIADAMLETWFSGTEGGNAIADVLFGDYNPSGKLPVSFPRSVGQIPIYYNHLPTGRPYNFEKPNKYTSHYYDAINGPLYPFGYGQSYTTFSVSPVKMSAKFMPRNGTVAASVKVTNTGKRDGATVVQMYLNDPVASISRPVQELRGFKRIMLKAGESQTVNFEIDVDALKFWNQKMQHVAEPGKINVMIGLDSVRTQDASFDYL, from the coding sequence ATGAAATGGATTTGCTCTGTAAGCCTCGCTGTATCCCTTGCCATGCAACCCGCGCTGGCGGATGAGATGTTTGGCAACCATCCGATGACCGAACAAGCGCGTGATGCCTTTGTAAACCAACTGCTTAGCAAGATGACGCTGGATGAGAAAATTGGTCAGCTGCGTCTGATCAGCGTCGGGCCGGATAACCCAAAGGAAGCCATCCGTGACATGATTCAACACGGACAGGTTGGGGCAATTTTTAATACCGTGACGCGCCCGGACATTCGCGCCATGCAGGATCAGGTGATGCAACTTAGCCGCCTGAAAATTCCTTTGTTCTTTGCTTATGACGTGGTGCACGGCCAGCGCACCGTGTTTCCGATCCCACTCGGCATGGCGGCCAGTTGGGATCTGGACGCGGTCGCCGAAGTGGGGCGCGTTTCCGCTTATGAAGCGGCAGACGACGGTTTGAACATGACCTGGGCGCCGATGGTGGACGTCAGCCGCGAACCGCGCTGGGGACGTGTGTCGGAAGGCTTTGGTGAAGATACCTTCCTCACCTCACAAATGGGCAGCACCCTGGTGAAAGCGATGCAGGGCAAAAGTCCGGCGGATCGTTACTCCATCATGACCAGCGTGAAGCATTTTGCGTTGTACGGTGCGGTGGAAGGGGGACGTGATTACAACACCGTCGATATGAGCCCACAGCGAATGTTCCAGGATTATATGCCGCCGTACAAAGCCTCGCTGGATGCTGGCAGCGGTGGCGTGATGGTGGCGCTCAACTCGATAAACGGCACACCGGCCACCGCCGATAGCTGGCTGTTGAAAGATCTGTTGCGTGATGAGTGGAAATTCAAAGGCATCACCATCAGCGATCATGGTGCGATTAAAGAGCTGATGAAACACGGGGTCGCCAGCGATCCCCGCGATGCGGTGCGTATTGCGCTGAAATCCGGCATCGATATGAGTATGAGCGACGAGTACTACAGCAAATACCTGCCGGGGCTGGTGAAAAGCGGTGCGGTGAGCATGGCGGAAATTGATGATGCTGCGCGCCATGTGTTGAACGTCAAATATGATATGGGGCTGTTTAACGATCCTTACAGTCATCTGGGGCCAAAAGGCAGCGATCCGCAGGACACCAACGCGGAGAGCCGTCTGCATCGTGCCGAAGCGCGTGATGTGGCGCGTAAGAGCATCGTGCTGCTGAAAAACTGGCGCGAAACCTTACCGCTGAAAAAGAACGCCACCGTGGCGCTGGTTGGCCCTCTGGCCGATAGCCAACGCGACATTATGGGCAGTTGGTCAGCCGCCGGGGTGGCGAAGCAGTCCATCACCCTGTATCAGGGGATGCGCGCGGCGATGGCCGGTAAGGGCACGCTGCTGTACACCAAAGGCGCGAATATCACCGATAACCAAGGCATCCAGAAATTCCTCAATTTGTATGAACAGGCAGTCACTGTTGATGCACGTTCACCGCAGCAGATGATTGATGAAGCCGTTGCCAATGCGAAGAAAGCCGATGTCATCGTGGCGGCGGTGGGCGAAGCGCAGGGAATGGCGCATGAGGCCTCCAGTCGCAGCGAACTGACCATCCCGGAAAGCCAACAGAAGTTGCTGACGGCGCTGAAAGCCACCGGCAAACCGTTGGTGATTGTGCTGATGAATGGTCGCCCACTGAATGTGGTGCATGAAGATCAGATCGCAGATGCGATGCTGGAAACCTGGTTCAGCGGTACCGAAGGTGGTAACGCTATCGCTGATGTGCTGTTCGGCGACTACAACCCGTCAGGCAAGCTGCCGGTATCCTTCCCTCGTTCGGTAGGGCAGATCCCGATTTACTACAACCATTTGCCAACCGGTCGTCCGTACAACTTCGAGAAGCCGAACAAGTACACGTCGCACTACTACGATGCCATCAACGGACCGCTTTATCCGTTTGGTTATGGTCAGAGCTACACCACCTTTAGCGTTTCGCCGGTGAAGATGTCAGCGAAATTTATGCCCCGTAATGGCACGGTGGCAGCCAGCGTCAAGGTCACCAACACCGGCAAGCGCGATGGCGCAACGGTGGTGCAGATGTACCTGAACGATCCGGTTGCCAGCATCAGCCGTCCGGTGCAGGAGCTGCGCGGCTTTAAGCGCATCATGCTGAAAGCGGGCGAGTCCCAGACGGTGAACTTTGAGATTGACGTCGATGCGCTCAAATTCTGGAATCAGAAAATGCAGCATGTGGCCGAGCCGGGTAAGATCAATGTGATGATTGGGCTGGATTCGGTGCGCACTCAGGACGCATCATTTGATTATCTCTAA
- a CDS encoding oxygenase MpaB family protein: MMNIRKRIEQQVFRLNGLSLNEFDISQPPGDPGLFGPDSVIWRVHGDFAAMMCGGISALLLQMLHPAALAGVWDHSNFRDDMLGRLRRTSQFIAVTTFGNQQDAHTLIERVKRIHLRVTGVDNAGQPYAASDPHLLTWVHVAETSRFLAAHLRYKNPHLSLMERDRYYQEAALIAESLGAEQVPKSVAAVENYLQAIRPQLVCDARTREVTQLLMNAPAPSWQAKPVMHIMMKAGIGLLPDWAQQLAALPINPLQQRLVDGQIHLIAGLLRWSIQRGAYARAMKRMGR; encoded by the coding sequence ATCATGAACATCCGCAAACGCATCGAACAACAAGTCTTCCGCCTGAATGGCCTGTCACTCAACGAATTCGACATCTCGCAACCCCCTGGCGATCCTGGGCTGTTTGGCCCCGACAGCGTCATCTGGCGTGTACATGGCGATTTCGCCGCCATGATGTGTGGCGGTATCAGCGCCTTGTTGTTGCAGATGCTGCATCCGGCGGCGCTGGCGGGCGTATGGGATCACTCCAACTTCCGCGATGACATGCTGGGACGGCTACGGCGTACCAGCCAATTTATCGCGGTCACCACCTTCGGCAATCAGCAGGATGCACACACCTTGATCGAGCGGGTTAAACGCATCCATCTGCGTGTCACCGGCGTCGACAATGCGGGGCAACCCTATGCGGCCAGCGATCCGCATCTGCTGACCTGGGTGCATGTGGCGGAAACCAGCCGTTTTCTCGCGGCGCATCTGCGCTATAAAAATCCTCACCTGAGCCTGATGGAAAGGGATCGCTACTATCAGGAAGCGGCGCTGATCGCGGAATCGCTAGGGGCAGAGCAGGTGCCGAAAAGCGTTGCGGCGGTGGAAAACTATTTGCAGGCAATACGTCCACAGCTGGTTTGCGATGCACGTACCCGGGAGGTCACGCAGCTGTTGATGAACGCCCCGGCTCCCAGCTGGCAGGCGAAACCGGTGATGCATATCATGATGAAAGCAGGGATTGGCTTGTTGCCAGACTGGGCGCAACAACTGGCAGCCTTGCCCATCAATCCGTTGCAGCAACGGTTGGTGGATGGGCAAATACATCTGATTGCTGGTTTGTTGCGCTGGTCAATTCAGCGTGGTGCTTATGCCCGGGCGATGAAACGCATGGGCCGATAA
- a CDS encoding suppressor of fused domain protein: MTHQPLIAEVPNQQNTLTAIVEQDARTAYFYIWPNDLFRSQYAVRGCWLRNLLPAPAREDSDALEQGIAPLLSAEFCRTLEAEPPLDPAGLQILWEPSDDGAALWYYGQLLAVIPGWSLYQDKQVSFSAGCIKKNRLTAPLGSASTNDYYARAEQQRHFWRDWHDGHLWEVVQRELMQCYQAQFGESVKYYAIDQGNWPPMAISQHWHQGVWYFLTLGMGIRPMPQVDYLFDELAPQYRRIELAMAVDGEVMNEANAVQMASALAEFAHLPWARLTWLGEGHTLASEVAPVGFESFLLANGLAPEAAQFRLPKRGGDRVNLLWSTPITEAERQFAQADERGGQQLLQRLLADGNNHIFRPRQEVVEPPVA, from the coding sequence ATGACACACCAACCTCTGATTGCTGAGGTGCCGAATCAGCAAAATACACTTACGGCCATCGTCGAGCAGGACGCGCGCACGGCCTATTTTTATATCTGGCCAAACGACCTGTTCCGCAGCCAGTATGCGGTACGCGGTTGCTGGTTACGCAACCTGCTGCCCGCACCGGCGCGTGAAGACAGCGATGCACTGGAGCAGGGTATCGCGCCGTTACTCAGTGCCGAATTTTGCCGCACGCTGGAAGCGGAACCGCCGCTCGATCCGGCCGGGTTACAGATACTCTGGGAGCCGAGCGATGATGGTGCGGCGCTGTGGTACTACGGTCAGTTGCTGGCGGTGATCCCTGGCTGGAGCCTGTACCAGGACAAACAGGTGAGCTTCTCGGCCGGGTGTATCAAAAAGAATCGCCTGACGGCACCGCTCGGATCGGCCTCAACCAATGACTATTACGCGCGTGCCGAACAGCAACGCCATTTCTGGCGTGACTGGCATGACGGACATTTATGGGAAGTGGTGCAGCGTGAGTTGATGCAGTGCTACCAGGCACAGTTCGGTGAATCGGTGAAGTATTACGCCATCGACCAGGGCAACTGGCCGCCGATGGCGATTTCGCAGCACTGGCATCAGGGCGTGTGGTACTTCCTCACCCTCGGCATGGGGATCCGACCGATGCCGCAGGTCGATTATCTGTTTGATGAGCTGGCCCCGCAGTATCGCCGCATCGAACTGGCGATGGCAGTGGATGGCGAAGTGATGAACGAAGCCAATGCAGTGCAGATGGCCAGCGCACTGGCGGAGTTTGCCCATCTGCCGTGGGCGCGCCTTACCTGGCTGGGTGAGGGGCATACGCTGGCGTCAGAAGTGGCACCGGTGGGGTTTGAAAGTTTCCTGCTGGCGAATGGCCTGGCCCCGGAAGCGGCGCAGTTCCGGCTGCCAAAGCGTGGGGGCGACCGGGTGAATTTGCTGTGGTCAACGCCAATCACCGAGGCGGAACGCCAGTTTGCGCAGGCCGATGAACGCGGTGGACAGCAGTTGTTGCAGCGTCTGCTGGCTGATGGCAACAACCATATTTTTCGTCCAAGGCAAGAAGTGGTGGAGCCTCCGGTTGCCTGA
- a CDS encoding methyl-accepting chemotaxis protein, with product MLKTTQSRFTATLIAFFAVLMLVTVLVINQFIAPQLSNNESRLVRYEVDGLAGRIVEQMNRVQAQQRAITEAAGVMDSASIDTLLPALVNQYQDSNVFGGGIWPLPNRRDPAKEKDSSFFARNASNQLQVNTYWNSDAADKYWEQPWYKDGMAAAKGQCAWAKAYQDAASPQPRTNCAMAIYRNSTAWGVATIDVTLGFFNQLAKQMGEAIHGRVLIVEADGKVVGNAALVDAAAKLENLSDTQLPLAPTLKTLLAQAGSQPTQASYDTEDGEHTLFLQAIPGSPWYLASDVPSSLLDAQTHSMLTRLGLVQIPLAVILLLVLLGFVRAMMKRLSQLNRNIEALSTGGADLTQRLPASNSPEFNAVAQSFNQFIAYLQGLMRQVGDSALAITAASREIASGNADLSARTESQASSIVETAASMEQLTGTVRQNADNATHANQLADGASQVAARGTEVVRQVVSTMGEIHHSSRKVVDIISVIDSIAFQTNILALNAAVEAARAGEQGRGFAVVASEVRNLAQRSANSAREIKKLIEESVTNIDAGSQLVEQAGQTMDELMHGVSSVTTLMGEIMSASREQSLGIDQVNVAITQLDGSTQQNAALVEQVSAAARAMEEQSVQLELVVQSFKL from the coding sequence ATGTTAAAAACCACACAATCCCGTTTCACCGCGACCCTCATCGCATTTTTCGCCGTGCTGATGCTGGTCACCGTGCTGGTGATCAATCAGTTTATTGCACCCCAACTCAGCAACAATGAGAGCCGCCTGGTGCGTTACGAAGTCGATGGCCTGGCCGGACGTATCGTCGAACAGATGAACCGCGTTCAGGCGCAGCAGCGTGCTATTACCGAAGCTGCCGGGGTAATGGATAGCGCCAGCATCGATACCTTGCTGCCTGCGCTGGTTAACCAATATCAGGACAGCAACGTATTTGGCGGCGGTATCTGGCCCCTGCCGAACCGTCGCGATCCGGCTAAAGAGAAAGACAGTTCATTCTTTGCGCGCAACGCCAGCAACCAGTTACAGGTGAATACTTACTGGAACTCTGACGCTGCCGACAAATACTGGGAGCAACCCTGGTACAAAGACGGTATGGCGGCCGCGAAAGGCCAGTGCGCCTGGGCGAAGGCCTATCAGGATGCGGCCAGCCCGCAACCGCGTACCAACTGCGCGATGGCGATTTACCGTAATAGTACCGCCTGGGGCGTGGCGACCATCGACGTGACCCTGGGATTCTTCAACCAACTGGCGAAACAGATGGGAGAGGCGATTCATGGTCGCGTCTTGATCGTCGAAGCCGATGGCAAAGTGGTCGGTAACGCCGCGCTGGTTGATGCTGCGGCGAAACTGGAAAACCTGTCCGATACCCAACTGCCGCTGGCTCCAACGCTGAAAACGTTGCTGGCGCAGGCGGGCAGTCAGCCGACACAGGCGAGCTATGATACGGAAGATGGCGAGCATACGCTGTTCCTGCAAGCCATTCCCGGCAGTCCGTGGTATCTCGCCAGCGACGTGCCCTCCAGCCTGTTGGATGCGCAAACCCATAGCATGCTGACCCGATTGGGCCTGGTGCAGATCCCGCTGGCGGTGATCCTACTGCTGGTCTTGCTCGGCTTTGTGCGTGCCATGATGAAGCGCTTAAGCCAGCTCAACCGTAACATTGAAGCGTTATCAACCGGCGGTGCGGATTTGACCCAGCGTCTGCCTGCCAGCAACAGCCCGGAATTTAACGCCGTGGCGCAGAGCTTCAACCAGTTTATTGCTTACCTTCAGGGGCTGATGCGTCAGGTGGGTGACAGCGCGCTGGCGATTACCGCTGCCTCGCGGGAGATCGCCAGCGGCAACGCTGATCTGTCGGCGCGTACCGAATCACAGGCCAGCTCGATTGTTGAAACGGCGGCTTCTATGGAGCAACTGACCGGTACGGTGCGTCAGAACGCGGATAACGCCACTCATGCCAATCAACTGGCTGATGGCGCTTCGCAGGTGGCGGCGCGTGGCACCGAGGTGGTGCGTCAGGTGGTCAGCACTATGGGCGAAATCCATCATTCATCGCGCAAAGTGGTGGATATCATCAGCGTCATCGACAGCATTGCTTTCCAGACCAATATCCTGGCCTTGAACGCGGCGGTAGAAGCCGCGCGCGCGGGCGAGCAGGGGCGCGGTTTTGCGGTGGTGGCGTCGGAAGTGCGTAACCTCGCCCAGCGCTCGGCCAACTCGGCGCGAGAGATCAAGAAGCTGATTGAGGAGTCGGTCACCAATATTGATGCTGGCAGCCAGTTGGTGGAGCAAGCCGGACAAACTATGGATGAATTGATGCACGGCGTCAGCAGCGTCACCACGCTGATGGGGGAGATTATGTCTGCCAGCCGTGAGCAAAGCCTCGGCATCGATCAGGTGAACGTGGCTATCACCCAGCTTGACGGCAGCACCCAACAGAATGCCGCGCTGGTGGAACAGGTTTCTGCTGCCGCGCGCGCGATGGAGGAGCAGAGCGTTCAGCTGGAGTTAGTGGTGCAAAGCTTTAAACTTTAA
- the idi gene encoding isopentenyl-diphosphate Delta-isomerase: MSAIEVILVDHLDRPTGKMEKLEVHEKGLLHRAVTVYVFNSRHELLLQRRASGKYHCGGLWSNTCCGHPYPQESTQAAAERRLREEMGLSLTLTPVFELSYNLPLSNGLTEHEYGHVFFAISDEQPELNPEEADAWCYRSVAQIQQEIAQHPEQFTPWFLFTFARIPATLDAFQLTV; encoded by the coding sequence ATGTCCGCCATAGAAGTTATCCTCGTCGACCACCTCGATCGTCCCACTGGCAAGATGGAAAAGCTGGAAGTTCATGAAAAGGGATTACTGCACCGTGCGGTAACGGTTTACGTGTTTAACTCGCGGCATGAACTGCTGCTGCAACGTCGTGCCAGTGGTAAATACCACTGCGGCGGTTTGTGGAGTAACACCTGTTGTGGTCATCCTTATCCGCAGGAATCCACCCAGGCTGCCGCTGAACGTCGCCTGCGTGAAGAGATGGGGCTGTCGCTGACGCTGACGCCGGTATTCGAGCTGAGCTACAACCTGCCGCTCAGCAATGGCCTGACGGAACATGAATACGGTCATGTGTTTTTTGCCATCAGCGATGAACAACCGGAACTGAACCCGGAAGAGGCCGATGCCTGGTGCTATCGGTCGGTGGCGCAGATTCAGCAGGAGATTGCGCAGCACCCGGAACAGTTCACGCCGTGGTTTCTGTTCACCTTTGCCCGCATTCCTGCCACGTTGGATGCGTTTCAGCTCACCGTGTAA
- a CDS encoding porin — MMKRSLLAAAMLPLLAALCPVQAAEIYNKDGNKLDLNGKIKVSHMFSDDSNNDGDASSNLQGGFTGETKISDKLTGYGSWSYQFSLHNSEGGSDAQNGNATRLGYAGLKYGELGSIDYGRNFGLVYDVMSNTDMLPFFGSDSDYNDVFLVGRSTGLLTWRNTGFFGLVDGLNVAAQYEGKNDRTGSTDQIIRANGDGFALSASYAFDFGLSFVGAFASLDRTDAQNNLSRGHGDKAQHWAASVKYDANQIYLAAAYDETLNATPISGGFANKAQNFEAVAQYQFLSGFRPSIAYISSKGKDIENIGDADIIKYTAIGAYYYFNVNMSLFAEYRINMLKDNNPLGLATDDVMALGLVYQF; from the coding sequence ATGATGAAACGCTCACTTTTAGCGGCAGCTATGCTGCCGCTACTGGCTGCCTTATGCCCGGTTCAGGCTGCGGAAATATATAATAAAGACGGCAACAAGCTGGACCTGAATGGCAAAATAAAAGTTTCCCATATGTTTTCTGATGACAGTAATAATGATGGTGATGCGTCGTCAAATCTTCAGGGCGGTTTTACCGGGGAGACAAAAATTTCGGATAAATTGACGGGTTATGGCAGCTGGTCATATCAATTCAGCCTGCATAATTCTGAAGGCGGTAGCGATGCTCAAAATGGTAATGCTACTCGCCTTGGCTACGCCGGTTTGAAATATGGTGAATTGGGTTCTATCGATTATGGCCGCAATTTCGGTTTGGTTTATGACGTGATGAGCAACACCGATATGCTGCCTTTCTTCGGTAGCGACTCTGATTACAATGATGTCTTCCTCGTGGGCCGCTCGACCGGCTTGCTCACCTGGCGTAACACAGGTTTCTTTGGTCTGGTGGACGGTCTGAACGTGGCCGCACAATACGAAGGTAAAAATGACCGAACTGGCAGTACCGATCAAATTATCCGCGCTAATGGTGATGGATTTGCACTTTCCGCCTCTTATGCTTTCGATTTTGGCCTAAGCTTTGTGGGTGCTTTTGCCAGCCTTGACCGTACAGATGCGCAAAATAACTTAAGCCGTGGTCATGGTGATAAAGCCCAACATTGGGCCGCTTCGGTAAAATATGATGCGAATCAGATTTACCTCGCGGCCGCGTATGATGAAACGCTGAATGCCACCCCGATCAGCGGGGGATTTGCGAATAAAGCACAAAATTTTGAAGCCGTTGCACAATATCAATTCCTGAGTGGATTCCGCCCTTCAATTGCTTACATCTCTTCGAAAGGGAAAGATATTGAAAACATCGGTGACGCCGATATTATTAAGTACACAGCCATTGGTGCTTATTATTATTTCAACGTCAATATGTCTTTATTCGCTGAGTACCGTATTAATATGCTTAAAGATAATAACCCACTCGGACTGGCGACTGACGATGTGATGGCGCTGGGTCTGGTTTATCAATTCTGA
- a CDS encoding flavin reductase family protein — MSQPTSHTFFDFASLTERERYKILIGTVIPRPVALVTTVSRDGVPNAGPFSFFNVLTHDPAIVAIGVENYADMRFKDTARNIRETGEFTVHIVDDALVDQMEICAIKFGPEVNELEEAGLETVPGQYVHSPRILAAPAALECRRHTTLQVGPAREIILGEVVGVYVRSDAVNPENLHIDQQLMDAVGRMGGNTYCRTRDQFDIKTLTKEQWEERQTIK, encoded by the coding sequence ATGAGCCAGCCAACATCACATACTTTTTTTGACTTTGCGTCATTAACCGAACGTGAGCGTTACAAGATTTTGATTGGCACGGTAATTCCGCGCCCGGTTGCCCTGGTGACCACGGTCAGCCGCGACGGTGTTCCCAATGCCGGCCCGTTCAGCTTTTTCAATGTACTGACTCACGACCCGGCGATTGTCGCTATCGGTGTGGAGAACTATGCCGATATGCGTTTCAAAGACACCGCACGCAATATCCGTGAAACGGGCGAGTTTACGGTGCATATCGTCGATGATGCCCTGGTGGATCAGATGGAGATCTGTGCCATTAAATTTGGTCCCGAGGTCAATGAACTGGAGGAGGCCGGTCTGGAAACCGTGCCGGGCCAATACGTGCACAGCCCGCGCATTCTCGCTGCCCCTGCGGCACTGGAGTGCCGCCGTCATACCACCTTACAGGTTGGCCCGGCGAGAGAAATCATTCTGGGTGAGGTGGTCGGGGTATATGTGCGCAGTGATGCGGTCAACCCGGAAAATCTGCACATAGACCAACAACTGATGGATGCGGTGGGGCGTATGGGGGGAAATACCTATTGCCGCACACGCGATCAATTCGATATTAAAACGCTCACTAAAGAGCAATGGGAGGAACGCCAGACGATTAAATAA